The Streptomyces sp. NBC_00775 genome includes the window GCCCCGACCAGTCGTCGCCCAGCGCGGCCACCTTCACATCGACGACTCCGAGCGGCAGGAAGATCTCCCGCAGATCGTTCTCGGTGATGTCGCTCCGGTGCCCGGCCGCGCGCCGGGGCCGGGCGATCCAGAGCATCGCGTCGTCGGACAGGTCCTGGACCAGCCCGGATGCCTCCGCGGCCAGGTCCACGAGGGCCCGGAAGAAGGCGACGGTCACGGCCGCCCCCTTCGGGCCTCCGGCGGAGA containing:
- a CDS encoding DUF3052 domain-containing protein, producing MGVSGAEGTAGTTGPAGGGGYSGTPLAKKIGVKAGQRVRLTHAPEDWAIPGLPEGCDVSAGGPKGAAVTVAFFRALVDLAAEASGLVQDLSDDAMLWIARPRRAAGHRSDITENDLREIFLPLGVVDVKVAALGDDWSGLKFVRRRENRRGENRAV